CCCGTTACATCAAAAATAATAAATTCTGCATGTTGCTTATCTGGAATAGAATATCTTATAAGAAATTTACCATCATTTGGATTGGGATATAATTTTAAATTGAAATTGATAAATGATGATTGTATTATACCTGTGGTTACAGTT
Above is a genomic segment from Cytophagales bacterium containing:
- a CDS encoding T9SS type A sorting domain-containing protein — encoded protein: TVTTGIIQSSFINFNLKLYPNPNDGKFLIRYSIPDKQHAEFIIFDVTGRKLKTYQLEGGMKERNIANKALKNGMYFYQVIVNNRIILTDKLIVIKH